One Streptomyces drozdowiczii DNA segment encodes these proteins:
- a CDS encoding aldo/keto reductase: MKYTQLGRTGLKVSRLVLGTMNFGPQTNESDSHDLMDAALDAGVNFFDTANVYGWGENKGRTEEILGTWFAKGGDRRDKVVLATKVYGNMGADGEAWPNHDKLSAVNIRRAVDASLKRLQTDHIDLYQFHHVDRDTPIEEIWQAIDVLIQQGKILYAGSSNFSGYKIAQANERARQRGSYGLVSEQCIYNLMERGAEMEVIPASQEYGLGVIPWSPLHGGLLGGAIRKEREGGGARSTSGRSGDALADPKVRAQIQAYEDLLDKHGLEPGEVGLAWLLTRPGITGPISGPRTREQLDSALRAVELELSTEVLDALEEIFPGPGPSPENFAW; this comes from the coding sequence ATGAAGTACACGCAGCTCGGACGCACCGGACTCAAGGTAAGCCGCCTCGTCCTGGGGACGATGAACTTCGGCCCCCAGACCAACGAGAGCGACAGTCACGACCTCATGGACGCCGCGCTGGACGCCGGCGTCAACTTCTTCGACACCGCGAACGTATACGGCTGGGGCGAGAACAAGGGCCGCACCGAGGAGATCCTCGGCACCTGGTTCGCCAAGGGCGGCGACCGCCGCGACAAGGTCGTGCTCGCCACCAAGGTCTACGGCAACATGGGCGCCGACGGCGAGGCGTGGCCGAACCACGACAAGCTGTCCGCCGTCAACATCCGCCGGGCCGTCGACGCCAGCCTGAAGCGGCTCCAGACGGACCACATCGACCTGTACCAGTTCCACCACGTCGACCGGGACACCCCGATCGAGGAGATCTGGCAGGCCATCGACGTACTGATCCAGCAGGGCAAGATCCTGTACGCCGGTTCCTCGAACTTCTCCGGCTACAAGATCGCCCAGGCCAACGAGCGCGCCCGGCAGCGCGGCAGCTACGGCCTGGTCAGCGAGCAGTGCATCTACAACCTGATGGAGCGCGGCGCCGAGATGGAGGTCATCCCGGCCTCCCAGGAGTACGGCCTCGGCGTCATCCCGTGGTCGCCGCTGCACGGCGGCCTGCTCGGCGGCGCCATCCGCAAGGAGCGCGAGGGCGGCGGCGCCCGCTCCACCTCCGGCCGCTCCGGCGACGCGCTGGCCGACCCGAAGGTCCGGGCGCAGATCCAGGCGTACGAGGACCTGCTCGACAAGCACGGTCTGGAGCCCGGTGAGGTGGGCCTCGCCTGGCTGCTGACACGGCCCGGGATCACCGGCCCGATCTCCGGCCCGCGCACGCGGGAGCAGCTCGACTCGGCGCTGCGCGCGGTGGAGCTGGAGCTGTCGACGGAGGTGCTGGACGCGCTGGAGGAGATCTTCCCCGGCCCGGGCCCGTCGCCGGAGAACTTCGCCTGGTAG
- a CDS encoding MFS transporter, translated as MSTGSGADSAPAPTSTHESKTGGTFSSLKIRNYRLFATGAVISNTGTWMSRITQDWLVLSLTGSAAAVGITTALQFLPMLLFGLYGGVIADRLPKRKLLLVSQAALGACGVVLAVLTLSGVVQVWHVYLIAFLLGMVTVVDNPARQAFVSEMVGPAQLRNAVSLNSANFQSARLIGPAVAGVLITTVGSGWAFMFNGLSFLAPLVGLMMMRPSELHKAVIVPRGKGQLREGLRYVSGRPELIWPIVLVGFVGTFGFNFPIWLTAFADEIFHGGAGMYSFFNILMAAGSLAGALLAARRRSSRLRMLVAAGTAFGLLEIVAALAPNVWIFAVLLVPIGMIGLTTNISANTSVQMASDPAMRGRVMSLYMMVFAGGTPVGAPIVGWISDAYGARTGMVVGGALSLAAAVGIGVILARLGGLRLKVDLRPGRPHVRFVQREQLATAA; from the coding sequence TTGAGTACGGGATCCGGAGCAGACTCCGCCCCCGCACCGACTTCCACCCACGAGAGCAAGACCGGCGGGACCTTCTCGTCGCTGAAGATCCGCAACTACCGCCTGTTCGCCACGGGCGCCGTGATCTCCAACACCGGTACCTGGATGTCCCGCATCACGCAGGACTGGCTCGTTCTGAGCCTCACCGGGTCCGCCGCCGCCGTAGGCATCACCACGGCGCTCCAGTTCCTCCCCATGCTGCTGTTCGGCCTGTACGGCGGCGTCATCGCCGACCGGCTGCCGAAGCGCAAGCTCCTGCTCGTCAGCCAGGCCGCCCTGGGCGCCTGCGGTGTCGTGCTCGCCGTGCTCACGCTCTCCGGCGTGGTCCAGGTCTGGCACGTCTATCTGATCGCGTTCCTGCTCGGCATGGTCACCGTGGTCGACAATCCGGCCCGGCAGGCGTTCGTGTCCGAGATGGTCGGCCCCGCGCAGCTGCGCAACGCGGTCAGCCTGAACTCGGCGAACTTCCAGTCGGCCCGGCTCATCGGTCCCGCCGTCGCGGGTGTGCTGATCACCACGGTCGGCAGCGGCTGGGCCTTCATGTTCAACGGCCTGTCGTTCCTCGCCCCGCTCGTCGGCCTGATGATGATGCGGCCGAGCGAGCTGCACAAGGCGGTCATCGTGCCGCGCGGCAAGGGGCAGCTCCGTGAGGGGCTGCGGTACGTCTCCGGGCGCCCCGAGCTGATCTGGCCGATCGTCCTGGTCGGCTTCGTCGGCACCTTCGGCTTCAACTTCCCGATCTGGCTGACGGCCTTCGCGGACGAGATCTTCCACGGCGGCGCCGGGATGTACTCGTTCTTCAACATCCTCATGGCCGCCGGCTCCCTCGCCGGTGCCCTGCTCGCCGCCCGCCGCCGCTCCTCGCGGCTGCGGATGCTGGTCGCCGCCGGTACGGCCTTCGGCCTGCTGGAGATCGTCGCGGCGCTCGCGCCGAACGTCTGGATCTTCGCGGTCCTGCTGGTCCCGATCGGCATGATCGGCCTGACGACCAACATCAGCGCCAACACCAGCGTCCAGATGGCGTCGGACCCGGCCATGCGCGGCCGTGTGATGAGCCTCTACATGATGGTCTTCGCCGGGGGTACGCCAGTGGGCGCCCCGATCGTCGGCTGGATCAGCGACGCGTACGGCGCCCGCACCGGCATGGTGGTCGGCGGTGCGCTGTCCCTCGCGGCGGCGGTCGGCATCGGTGTGATCCTGGCCCGCCTCGGCGGTCTGCGACTCAAGGTGGACCTGCGCCCGGGCCGCCCGCACGTCCGCTTCGTCCAGCGCGAGCAGCTGGCCACGGCGGCGTAA
- a CDS encoding MarR family winged helix-turn-helix transcriptional regulator translates to MPDLIHDSDSAAAVSSLRSAVMLLGRRLKHQRVDESLSPTEMSVLGTLARCGSATPGELARKEHVQPPSMTRIVALLESKGLVRLEPHPDDRRQKMVSQTEQAEAMLAESRKKRNAWLTTLAEGLDEDEWETLRNAAPVLEKLAHL, encoded by the coding sequence ATGCCTGACCTGATCCACGACAGCGACAGTGCCGCCGCCGTGAGCTCCCTCCGTTCCGCCGTCATGCTGCTCGGCCGGCGCCTGAAGCACCAGCGCGTCGACGAGTCGCTGAGCCCGACCGAGATGTCGGTGCTCGGGACGCTCGCCCGTTGTGGTTCCGCCACCCCGGGTGAGCTGGCCCGCAAGGAGCATGTCCAGCCGCCGTCGATGACCCGCATCGTCGCCTTGCTGGAATCGAAGGGTCTGGTCAGGCTGGAACCGCACCCCGATGACCGTCGTCAGAAGATGGTCAGCCAGACCGAGCAGGCCGAGGCCATGCTCGCCGAGAGCCGCAAGAAGCGGAACGCCTGGCTGACCACGCTCGCCGAGGGCCTGGACGAGGACGAGTGGGAGACGCTGCGCAACGCGGCGCCCGTGCTGGAGAAGCTCGCCCACCTGTAA
- a CDS encoding NCS2 family permease, producing MSPSATAKVDATPPPPSPSSGGLDGFFKISERGSSVAREIRGGFATFFAMAYIIVLNPIILGSAKDMYGHQLDGGQLVTATVLTAAFSTLLMGVIGNVPIALAAGLGVNTVVALQLAPRMSWPDAMGMVVLAGIVVMLLVATGLRERVMNAVPGSLRKGIAIGIGLFILLIGLVDSGFVSRMPDAAHTTVPLQLGSDGHLNGWPVLVFVLGALLTLILIVRKVPGAILISIVAMTVVALIIDAAADLPGEAWGLTVPEWPGNPVATPDFGLLGHFSLFGGFHKVGVLTGILFVFTVLLSCFFDAMGTILGVGDEAKLTDANGNFPGINRVLLVDGVAVAAGGATSSSASTCFVESTAGVGEGARTGLASIVTGLLFTVALFLTPLATMVPSQAATPALLAVGFLIIAGSVRDIDWSDFTLAIPAFLAMVMMPFTYSITNGIGIGFIAFTVLRLASGRGREVPAAMYAVSAVFVFYYMMPALGLT from the coding sequence ATGTCCCCCTCGGCCACCGCTAAGGTCGACGCCACGCCGCCTCCGCCCTCCCCGTCCTCCGGCGGCCTGGACGGCTTCTTCAAGATCTCCGAGCGGGGGTCGTCGGTTGCCCGCGAGATCCGTGGCGGATTCGCGACCTTCTTCGCGATGGCCTACATCATCGTGCTGAACCCGATCATCCTGGGCAGCGCGAAGGACATGTACGGCCACCAGCTCGACGGCGGCCAGCTGGTCACCGCGACCGTGCTCACCGCCGCGTTCTCCACGCTGCTCATGGGCGTCATCGGCAACGTGCCGATCGCGCTGGCCGCGGGCCTCGGTGTCAACACCGTCGTCGCCCTCCAGCTCGCCCCCCGGATGAGCTGGCCCGACGCCATGGGCATGGTGGTCCTCGCGGGCATCGTGGTCATGCTGCTGGTCGCGACCGGGCTGCGGGAACGCGTGATGAACGCCGTACCGGGCTCGCTCCGCAAGGGCATCGCGATCGGTATCGGCCTGTTCATCCTGCTCATCGGCCTGGTCGACTCGGGCTTCGTCTCCCGCATGCCGGACGCCGCGCACACCACCGTGCCGCTCCAGCTCGGCTCCGACGGCCACCTCAACGGCTGGCCCGTCCTGGTCTTCGTGCTGGGCGCGCTGCTGACCCTGATCCTGATCGTCCGCAAGGTGCCGGGCGCGATCCTGATCTCCATCGTGGCGATGACCGTGGTCGCGCTGATCATCGACGCGGCCGCCGACCTGCCGGGCGAGGCGTGGGGGCTGACCGTGCCGGAGTGGCCGGGCAATCCCGTGGCCACGCCGGACTTCGGGCTGCTGGGTCACTTCAGCCTGTTCGGCGGCTTCCACAAGGTGGGCGTGCTGACCGGCATCCTGTTCGTCTTCACCGTGCTGCTGTCCTGCTTCTTCGACGCGATGGGCACCATCCTCGGTGTCGGCGACGAGGCGAAGCTGACGGACGCCAACGGCAACTTCCCGGGCATCAACCGGGTGCTCCTCGTGGACGGTGTCGCGGTCGCCGCGGGCGGCGCCACCTCCTCCTCCGCCTCGACCTGCTTCGTGGAGTCCACGGCGGGCGTCGGCGAGGGTGCCCGCACGGGTCTGGCCAGCATCGTCACGGGCCTGCTGTTCACGGTGGCGCTGTTCCTCACGCCGCTGGCGACCATGGTCCCCTCGCAGGCGGCGACCCCCGCCCTGCTGGCGGTGGGCTTCCTGATCATCGCGGGCTCGGTGCGGGACATCGACTGGAGCGACTTCACGCTGGCGATCCCGGCGTTCCTCGCGATGGTCATGATGCCGTTCACGTACTCGATCACCAACGGCATCGGCATCGGCTTCATCGCCTTCACCGTGCTGCGCCTGGCCTCCGGCCGGGGGCGCGAGGTGCCCGCCGCGATGTACGCCGTGTCGGCGGTCTTCGTCTTCTACTACATGATGCCGGCGCTCGGCCTCACGTAA
- a CDS encoding DUF2530 domain-containing protein, with product MAKWTPKHEAPEPLEGPVVATITGGTILWFVLFLVQIPFYNWYDDHGHLWWVWTCLAGAGLGLIGIWYVRGRDAALKRAAAASAADPQAD from the coding sequence ATGGCGAAGTGGACACCCAAGCACGAGGCGCCGGAGCCCCTGGAGGGCCCGGTCGTCGCGACCATCACCGGCGGCACGATCCTCTGGTTCGTCCTCTTCCTCGTCCAGATCCCGTTCTACAACTGGTACGACGACCACGGCCACCTGTGGTGGGTGTGGACCTGCCTGGCCGGCGCGGGCCTCGGCCTGATCGGCATCTGGTACGTACGGGGGCGGGACGCGGCCCTCAAGCGCGCGGCGGCGGCATCGGCGGCGGATCCGCAGGCCGACTGA
- a CDS encoding HAD-IC family P-type ATPase encodes MTQRASELSGEQRAGAPGRGLTAAEVAERISRGEVNDVPVRSSRSLTEIVRANVFTRFNLIIGVLWVIMLAVAPIQDSLFGFVIIANTGIGIVQEWRAKKTLDSLAVIGESKPVVRRDGQAAEIHTSEIVLGDLVELGPGDKVVVDGTVAEADGLEVDESLLTGEADPVLKKTGDPVMSGSFVVAGGGAFTATKVGREAYAAQLAEEASRFTLVRSELRSGISTILKYITWMMVPTATALVISQLVVKEHNFKDSVARTVGGIVPMIPEGLVLLTSVAFAIGVVRLGRKQCLVQELPAIEGLARVDVVCLDKTGTLTEGGMDVTELRPLGDAEEPYLRRVLAAFGASEPRPNASLQAIIDAYPAAEEGAWTTTGTLPFSSARKYSGAAFTEDGGASSAWLLGAPDVLLSEDDPALAEIGQLNEQGLRVLLLARARGELDAPDAAEGAEPAALVVLEQRLRPDAGRTLAYFGEQRVATKVISGDNAVSVGAVAAKLGMEGADHPLDARRMPEDTDEMASAMERNAVFGRVTPQQKREMVAALQSRGHTVAMTGDGVNDVLALKDADIGVSMGSGSEATRAVAQIVLLNNSFATLPSVVAEGRRVIGNITRVATLFLTKTVYSVLLAVLVVCFQVEYPFLPRHLTLLSTLTIGVPAFFLALAPNKERAHPHFVRRVMRYAIPSGVICAAATFVMYLVARHHYAGTGALDAETSAATLTLFLVSMWVLAIIARPYTWWRICLVAAMGLAFLVVLAVPWLQDFFALKLVGTQMPWTAVGIAVVASVALEYAWRLVGRRFGG; translated from the coding sequence ATGACGCAGCGGGCATCCGAACTTTCCGGGGAGCAGCGCGCCGGTGCCCCCGGGCGCGGGCTGACGGCGGCCGAGGTCGCCGAGCGGATATCGCGGGGCGAGGTCAACGACGTACCGGTGCGGTCCTCGCGGTCGCTGACCGAGATCGTCCGGGCCAACGTCTTCACCCGGTTCAACCTGATCATCGGCGTGCTCTGGGTGATCATGCTGGCCGTCGCGCCGATCCAGGACAGCCTGTTCGGCTTCGTGATCATCGCCAACACCGGCATCGGCATCGTGCAGGAGTGGCGGGCCAAGAAGACCCTGGACAGCCTCGCGGTCATCGGTGAGTCGAAACCCGTCGTCCGGCGCGACGGGCAGGCCGCCGAGATCCACACCTCCGAGATCGTCCTCGGCGACCTGGTCGAGCTGGGCCCCGGGGACAAGGTCGTCGTGGACGGCACGGTCGCCGAGGCGGACGGCCTGGAGGTGGACGAGTCCCTGCTCACCGGCGAGGCGGACCCGGTCCTCAAGAAGACCGGCGACCCGGTCATGTCCGGCAGCTTCGTCGTCGCCGGCGGCGGCGCGTTCACCGCGACGAAGGTCGGGCGCGAGGCGTACGCGGCGCAGCTCGCCGAGGAGGCGTCCCGCTTCACGCTCGTCCGGTCCGAGCTGCGCAGCGGCATCTCGACCATCCTGAAGTACATCACCTGGATGATGGTGCCGACCGCGACCGCCCTGGTGATCAGCCAGCTGGTGGTCAAGGAGCACAACTTCAAGGACTCCGTCGCCCGCACGGTCGGCGGGATCGTCCCGATGATCCCCGAGGGCCTGGTCCTGCTGACCTCGGTGGCCTTCGCGATCGGGGTCGTACGCCTGGGCCGCAAGCAGTGCCTGGTGCAGGAGCTGCCCGCCATCGAGGGCCTGGCCCGGGTCGACGTGGTCTGCCTGGACAAGACCGGCACGCTCACCGAGGGCGGCATGGACGTCACGGAGCTGCGCCCGCTGGGGGACGCCGAGGAACCGTATCTGCGCCGCGTCCTGGCGGCCTTCGGCGCGTCCGAGCCCCGCCCCAACGCCAGCCTCCAGGCCATCATCGACGCCTACCCGGCGGCGGAGGAAGGCGCCTGGACGACCACCGGCACCCTGCCCTTCTCCTCCGCCCGCAAGTACAGCGGCGCCGCGTTCACCGAGGACGGCGGCGCCTCCTCCGCCTGGCTGCTCGGCGCGCCCGACGTGCTGCTGTCCGAGGACGACCCGGCGCTCGCGGAGATCGGGCAGCTCAACGAACAGGGCCTGCGGGTGCTGCTGCTGGCCCGGGCGCGGGGCGAGCTGGACGCGCCGGACGCGGCCGAAGGGGCGGAGCCGGCAGCCCTCGTCGTACTGGAACAGCGGCTGCGGCCCGACGCGGGGCGCACCCTCGCGTACTTCGGCGAGCAGCGGGTCGCCACGAAGGTGATCTCGGGCGACAACGCGGTCTCGGTCGGCGCGGTGGCCGCGAAGCTCGGGATGGAGGGCGCGGACCATCCGCTGGACGCGCGCCGGATGCCCGAGGACACGGACGAGATGGCGTCCGCGATGGAGCGGAACGCGGTGTTCGGCCGGGTCACCCCGCAGCAGAAGCGGGAGATGGTCGCCGCGCTCCAGTCGCGCGGGCACACGGTCGCGATGACCGGCGACGGCGTCAACGACGTCCTCGCGCTGAAGGACGCCGACATCGGCGTCTCCATGGGCTCGGGCTCCGAGGCGACGCGCGCGGTCGCCCAGATCGTGCTGCTGAACAACAGCTTCGCGACCCTGCCGTCGGTGGTCGCCGAGGGCCGCCGCGTGATCGGCAACATCACCCGGGTCGCCACCCTGTTCCTGACGAAGACCGTGTACTCGGTGCTGCTGGCCGTCCTGGTGGTCTGCTTCCAGGTCGAGTACCCGTTCCTGCCGCGCCATCTGACGCTGCTGTCCACGCTGACGATCGGCGTCCCGGCGTTCTTCCTGGCCCTCGCCCCGAACAAGGAGCGCGCGCATCCGCACTTCGTGCGCCGCGTCATGCGGTACGCGATCCCCTCGGGCGTCATCTGCGCCGCCGCGACCTTCGTGATGTACCTGGTCGCCCGGCACCACTACGCCGGTACGGGCGCGCTGGACGCGGAGACGAGCGCGGCGACGCTCACGCTGTTCCTGGTCTCGATGTGGGTCCTGGCGATCATCGCCCGCCCGTACACCTGGTGGCGGATCTGCCTGGTGGCCGCGATGGGCCTGGCGTTCCTGGTGGTGCTCGCGGTGCCGTGGCTCCAGGACTTCTTCGCGCTGAAGCTGGTGGGCACGCAGATGCCGTGGACGGCGGTGGGCATCGCGGTGGTGGCGTCGGTGGCGCTGGAGTACGCGTGGCGGCTGGTGGGCCGCCGCTTCGGGGGATGA
- a CDS encoding sacsin N-terminal ATP-binding-like domain-containing protein has product MGINATEGDPFGTARLRRGVLAAWGAGPARFREDANAEEDLALGGYRDRLVVELAQNAADAAARAGTPGRLRLTLHPATDGTPAVLAAANTGAPLDATGVESLSTLRASAKREGHEGAVGRFGVGFAAVLAVSDEPAITGLHGGVRWSLAEARELAREAAVGSPGLGDELRRRDGHVPLLRLPLPAEGTAPDGYDTVVVLPLRDGVAEDLVERLLAAVDDALLLTLAGLEEVVVETPEGVRTLRRSQHGPYTHIEDSAHGTNRWRTAVHHGPIEPGLLADRPLEERLRPHWSVTWAVPVDADGAPVHPRTAPVVHAPTPTDEPLGLPALLIASLPLDTTRRHPAPGPLTDFLVRRAADAYAELLGDWEPVSVATIGLVPGPLGQGALDGALRGAILERLPRVAFLEPAAPREPERWEDWDGGLRQDKDTVGLRPVEAEVVEGVGAQTVAVLAEVLPCLLPAGLERRVELRTLGVARVPLTEAIDRLAGLEREPAWWRRLYDSLAGVDPDRLSGLPVPLAGAAPDAPPRTTIGPRQVLLPLPDALSGPVLDRLGRLGLKVAHPDAAHPLLEKLGALPATPRAVLTTPQVRAAVAGSLDAGEVWDEDALDGDELVETVLTLVRDAALEPGEEPWLGALALPDEDGELAPAGELVLPDSPFAQVMREGELALCDAELAGRWGEQPLTACGVLATFALVRATDVVLDPDELDPRDGDFAEPDDAGLLDAVDVWCEDILDQFPDSPVPPVATELVAVRDLDLVDDDAWPQALAMLAQPPLRDALTQPVRVLLPDGTTESVRPYTAWWLRGHPVLGGRRPAGLRTHGGDPLLAGLYDSADATGFEDAEVLRALGVRTSVAALLDEPGGAAELLGRLADEDRPVTGVHLHALYTALSALDPEQVTLPDELRAVVDGEVRVVDAADAVIADAPDLLPLTEGLPLLPVAPAHAAELAELFQVRRLGETVAAEVTSDGEEHEVPESVRVLLGPATPDTYIEHGELRAGGVELDWRRTPDGVVHASTLEGVAAGLAWAAGQWPRRFEVAALLEDPSRTTELARDRWFD; this is encoded by the coding sequence ATGGGCATCAACGCGACGGAGGGCGATCCGTTCGGTACCGCGCGGTTGCGGCGCGGCGTGCTCGCCGCCTGGGGTGCCGGGCCCGCCCGGTTCCGGGAGGACGCCAACGCCGAGGAGGACCTCGCGCTCGGCGGCTACCGCGACCGCCTCGTGGTCGAGCTGGCCCAGAACGCCGCCGACGCCGCCGCCCGCGCCGGGACCCCGGGCCGACTGAGGCTCACGCTGCACCCCGCAACCGACGGCACACCGGCCGTCCTCGCCGCCGCGAACACCGGCGCCCCCCTGGACGCCACCGGCGTCGAATCCCTGTCCACCCTGCGCGCCTCCGCGAAGCGGGAAGGGCACGAGGGCGCCGTCGGCCGGTTCGGCGTCGGGTTCGCCGCCGTGCTCGCGGTGAGCGACGAGCCGGCGATCACCGGCCTGCACGGCGGCGTCCGCTGGTCCCTCGCCGAGGCCCGCGAGCTCGCCCGGGAGGCCGCCGTCGGCAGCCCCGGACTCGGCGACGAGCTGCGCCGCCGCGACGGCCACGTACCGCTGCTGCGCCTCCCGCTGCCCGCCGAGGGCACCGCGCCCGACGGCTACGACACCGTCGTCGTGCTGCCGCTGCGCGACGGCGTCGCCGAGGACCTGGTCGAACGGCTGCTGGCCGCCGTGGACGACGCCCTGCTCCTCACGCTGGCCGGGCTGGAAGAGGTCGTCGTCGAGACCCCGGAGGGCGTACGCACCCTCCGCCGCTCCCAGCACGGCCCGTACACGCACATCGAGGACTCCGCGCACGGTACGAACCGCTGGCGCACCGCCGTCCACCACGGGCCGATCGAGCCCGGACTCCTCGCCGACCGCCCGCTGGAGGAACGCCTCCGCCCGCACTGGTCGGTGACCTGGGCCGTCCCGGTGGACGCGGACGGCGCCCCGGTCCACCCGCGTACCGCACCCGTCGTGCACGCGCCGACGCCCACCGACGAACCGCTCGGCCTGCCCGCGCTGCTCATCGCCTCGCTGCCGCTGGACACCACCCGCCGGCACCCCGCCCCCGGACCGCTCACCGACTTCCTGGTGCGGCGCGCCGCCGACGCGTACGCGGAGCTGCTCGGCGACTGGGAGCCGGTGTCCGTCGCGACGATCGGCCTGGTGCCGGGCCCCCTCGGCCAGGGCGCGCTGGACGGCGCGCTGCGCGGGGCGATCCTGGAGCGGCTGCCGCGCGTCGCGTTCCTGGAGCCGGCCGCCCCGCGGGAACCGGAGCGCTGGGAGGACTGGGACGGGGGCCTCCGGCAGGACAAGGACACCGTCGGGCTGCGCCCGGTCGAGGCCGAGGTGGTGGAGGGCGTCGGAGCGCAGACCGTCGCCGTGCTGGCCGAGGTGCTGCCGTGCCTGCTGCCGGCGGGGCTCGAGCGGCGCGTCGAGCTGCGCACACTCGGCGTCGCCCGCGTCCCGCTGACCGAGGCGATCGACCGCCTGGCCGGTCTGGAACGCGAACCCGCCTGGTGGCGGCGGCTCTACGACAGCCTGGCCGGGGTCGACCCGGACCGGCTGTCGGGGCTCCCGGTACCGCTGGCGGGCGCCGCCCCGGACGCACCTCCGCGTACGACCATCGGCCCCCGGCAGGTCCTCCTCCCGCTCCCCGACGCCCTCTCCGGCCCCGTCCTCGACCGGCTCGGCCGGCTCGGGCTCAAGGTCGCGCACCCGGACGCCGCGCATCCGCTCCTGGAGAAGCTGGGGGCCCTGCCCGCCACGCCGCGCGCCGTGCTGACGACCCCGCAGGTGCGGGCCGCCGTGGCCGGGTCGCTGGACGCGGGCGAGGTCTGGGACGAGGACGCGCTCGACGGCGACGAGCTGGTGGAGACCGTGCTCACCCTGGTCCGCGACGCCGCCCTGGAGCCGGGCGAGGAGCCCTGGCTCGGCGCGCTCGCGCTGCCCGACGAGGACGGCGAACTCGCCCCCGCCGGGGAACTCGTGCTGCCGGACAGCCCGTTCGCCCAGGTCATGCGCGAGGGCGAACTCGCCCTGTGCGACGCGGAGCTGGCCGGGCGCTGGGGCGAACAGCCGCTCACCGCCTGCGGGGTGCTCGCCACTTTCGCGCTCGTCCGGGCCACCGACGTCGTCCTGGACCCGGACGAACTGGATCCGCGCGACGGCGACTTCGCGGAGCCGGACGACGCCGGGCTGCTCGACGCGGTGGACGTGTGGTGCGAGGACATCCTCGACCAGTTCCCGGACAGCCCGGTGCCGCCGGTCGCCACGGAACTCGTCGCCGTACGCGACCTGGACCTGGTGGACGACGACGCCTGGCCGCAGGCGCTCGCCATGCTGGCGCAGCCGCCGTTGCGGGACGCGCTCACGCAGCCGGTCAGGGTGCTGCTTCCGGACGGCACCACGGAGTCCGTCCGCCCGTACACCGCCTGGTGGCTGCGCGGCCACCCGGTGCTGGGCGGCCGCCGCCCGGCGGGTCTGCGCACCCACGGCGGGGACCCCCTGCTCGCGGGGCTCTACGACTCCGCCGACGCGACCGGCTTCGAGGACGCCGAGGTGCTGCGCGCCCTGGGCGTACGGACGTCGGTCGCCGCGCTCCTGGACGAGCCGGGCGGGGCCGCCGAACTGCTCGGCCGGCTCGCCGACGAGGACCGCCCGGTCACCGGCGTACACCTGCACGCGCTGTACACCGCGCTGTCCGCGCTCGACCCGGAACAGGTCACGCTGCCGGACGAGCTGCGGGCGGTCGTGGACGGCGAGGTGCGCGTGGTCGACGCGGCGGACGCGGTGATCGCGGACGCGCCGGACCTGCTGCCGCTCACCGAGGGGCTGCCGCTGCTGCCCGTCGCCCCGGCGCACGCGGCGGAGCTGGCCGAGCTGTTCCAGGTGCGGCGGCTCGGCGAGACCGTGGCGGCCGAGGTCACGAGCGACGGCGAGGAGCACGAGGTGCCCGAGTCCGTCCGCGTGCTGCTGGGTCCGGCGACCCCGGACACGTACATCGAACACGGCGAACTCCGCGCGGGCGGCGTCGAACTCGACTGGCGGCGCACCCCGGACGGAGTCGTGCACGCCTCGACGCTGGAGGGCGTCGCGGCGGGCCTGGCATGGGCGGCCGGGCAGTGGCCCCGCCGCTTCGAGGTCGCGGCGCTGCTGGAGGACCCGTCCCGCACGACCGAGCTGGCCCGGGACCGCTGGTTCGACTGA